A single Clostridia bacterium DNA region contains:
- a CDS encoding MATE family efflux transporter, translated as MFKRMAGDPFNKTLITLAIPIMIQYLINSSLNLVDTVMIGSMGEASIAAVGFCNIIYFLIMIALFGIASGTQVFMAQFWGAKDIKRIKHVQGIGLMTGLVLSSLFAAAALIFPEDLMHIFTTDPEPIALGADYLRIVGISYIATAVSLSYTAVLRSIENVVIPTAASFFALSLNTFLNWVLIFGHFGIEPMGVRGAAIATLISRLVEAVIIVSIVYKKKFAAASTPREMFSFDGAFVKKVVKTALPVFLNECLWSIGTSMYTVVYGHIGTNVAAAVNISGTVERMAWIAVFGLGSSASIMIGKKIGEGESDTAYAYGRRIMQYTTVVALIISGILFLINPHVLKLFNLLPQSVDTALMLMNIFAGFFTVRALSYVSCIGVLRSGGDSRFCLLVDLIGIWGFGVPLAAILGLVLKLPVWVVFVTVNAEDTLKFIPYIIRYRSKRWIKNLTKT; from the coding sequence ATGTTTAAACGAATGGCCGGCGACCCGTTCAACAAAACGCTGATAACGCTTGCGATACCGATAATGATACAGTATCTTATCAATTCTTCGCTGAATCTCGTGGATACCGTCATGATAGGTTCGATGGGCGAGGCGTCCATTGCGGCAGTCGGCTTTTGCAATATCATATATTTTCTCATAATGATAGCCCTTTTCGGAATAGCGAGCGGTACGCAGGTATTCATGGCTCAGTTCTGGGGAGCAAAGGATATAAAGCGCATCAAGCACGTTCAGGGGATAGGTCTTATGACGGGTCTTGTGCTTTCGTCGCTGTTTGCGGCGGCGGCCTTAATATTCCCCGAAGACCTTATGCATATATTTACGACGGATCCAGAGCCGATAGCGCTCGGCGCCGATTATCTTCGCATAGTGGGGATAAGCTATATCGCAACGGCGGTGTCGCTGTCTTATACGGCTGTGCTTAGAAGCATTGAAAACGTGGTGATACCGACTGCGGCCAGCTTTTTTGCGCTCAGTCTTAATACGTTCCTTAACTGGGTGTTGATATTCGGGCATTTCGGTATTGAACCGATGGGAGTTCGGGGCGCGGCCATAGCCACGCTAATATCGAGGCTCGTTGAGGCCGTTATAATAGTGAGCATAGTTTATAAAAAGAAATTCGCTGCCGCGTCCACACCGCGGGAGATGTTTTCTTTCGACGGCGCGTTTGTGAAAAAGGTGGTCAAAACGGCGCTGCCCGTATTCTTGAACGAGTGTCTTTGGTCGATCGGTACGTCGATGTACACGGTGGTGTACGGTCATATAGGCACTAACGTGGCGGCGGCCGTGAATATAAGCGGCACCGTGGAGCGAATGGCGTGGATAGCCGTGTTCGGTCTCGGAAGCTCCGCTTCTATAATGATAGGCAAAAAGATAGGAGAAGGCGAGTCGGATACCGCCTACGCTTACGGCAGGCGCATAATGCAGTACACTACGGTGGTAGCGCTTATAATAAGCGGGATCCTCTTTTTGATAAATCCGCATGTTTTAAAGCTTTTCAATTTGCTGCCGCAAAGCGTGGACACGGCGCTTATGCTCATGAATATATTTGCGGGCTTCTTTACGGTGAGAGCTCTTTCGTACGTTTCGTGCATCGGGGTGCTGCGTTCGGGAGGCGACTCTCGCTTCTGCCTGCTCGTTGACCTTATAGGCATATGGGGCTTCGGCGTGCCGCTCGCGGCGATTTTGGGGCTTGTGCTGAAGCTCCCCGTATGGGTGGTGTTCGTTACCGTCAACGCCGAGGATACGCTGAAGTTTATACCTTACATAATAAGATACCGCTCGAAGCGGTGGATAAAAAATCTTACGAAGACGTAA
- the rlmN gene encoding 23S rRNA (adenine(2503)-C(2))-methyltransferase RlmN — MKDISSMYQSEIKELTDAMGQPSYRAGQVFSGVIRGAQSFSDITNIPKSLRARLEEETYIASAEIQKKLVSRDKTVKYLLKLRDGQLIESVILRYKHGNTICVSSQAGCAMGCRFCASTVGGKVRDLTAGEILRQVYEASHDMGERISNVVMMGIGEPLDNFDNTVRFIKLAGESEGLSIGARHISVSTCGLAPRIDELSKYSLGITLSVSLHAPNDTIISQIMPINKRYGIDCLIKSCHNYIKKTGRRISFEYAMIDGLNDTADCADELSLLLRGMICHVNLIPINDAREGFRPSPKKTVEAFVSRLSHRGVNVTVRRTLGEDIKGSCGQLRLGERI, encoded by the coding sequence ATGAAAGACATATCATCGATGTACCAAAGTGAAATAAAGGAACTGACCGACGCCATGGGGCAGCCCTCATACCGCGCGGGGCAGGTGTTTTCCGGCGTGATACGCGGGGCGCAAAGCTTTTCCGATATAACGAATATACCTAAAAGTCTGCGCGCACGCCTTGAAGAAGAAACGTATATCGCGAGCGCCGAGATACAAAAAAAGCTCGTTTCGCGCGACAAAACGGTAAAATATCTTCTTAAGCTGAGAGACGGCCAGCTTATCGAGTCTGTCATCTTACGCTATAAGCACGGAAATACGATATGCGTATCATCGCAGGCCGGCTGCGCGATGGGGTGCCGCTTTTGCGCTTCAACGGTGGGCGGCAAAGTGCGCGACCTTACTGCAGGCGAGATATTGAGACAAGTATACGAAGCCTCGCACGATATGGGCGAGCGTATCTCAAACGTAGTTATGATGGGCATAGGCGAGCCGCTTGACAACTTTGACAATACGGTGCGCTTCATTAAGCTTGCGGGGGAGAGCGAGGGCCTTTCTATAGGCGCGCGTCACATATCGGTATCGACGTGCGGCCTTGCGCCGCGTATCGACGAACTTTCAAAGTATTCTTTGGGCATAACTCTCTCTGTTTCGCTTCATGCGCCGAACGATACTATAATAAGCCAAATCATGCCGATAAACAAAAGATACGGTATTGATTGTCTTATAAAATCCTGTCATAATTATATAAAAAAGACAGGCAGACGCATATCATTCGAGTATGCCATGATAGACGGCCTAAACGATACGGCCGACTGCGCCGACGAGCTTTCTTTGCTGCTTCGCGGAATGATATGCCATGTAAATCTCATACCTATAAACGACGCGAGAGAGGGATTTCGCCCAAGCCCCAAAAAGACCGTAGAGGCCTTTGTTTCAAGATTGTCGCATCGCGGAGTGAACGTGACGGTAAGGCGCACGCTTGGCGAAGACATAAAGGGCTCGTGCGGACAGCTGAGACTGGGCGAAAGAATATGA
- the rsgA gene encoding ribosome small subunit-dependent GTPase A: MEGLILKGIGGFYYVKTSRGVIECRARGRFRKDNIKPAAGDRVLIDVQSDGTGYLLEIFERKNHMIRPPLANVDRMFIVAAAAKPEPNLLFVDKIAAICELKGIEPVIVINKLDLYPDSPIPAIYRHAGFKTVALSAERDDVKSIFEPYIKSGVSAFTGASGVGKSSIINRLGLGASFDVGGVSSRIERGRHTTRHVELVEAYGGYVADTPGFSSYDIERLSLVDKEELCRGFRDFLPYIDDCRFTGCSHTKEKGCAVIAAAEAGRIEKTRHASYCTLYEQIKDIKPWD, from the coding sequence ATGGAAGGACTTATTTTAAAGGGTATAGGCGGATTTTATTATGTTAAGACCTCGCGCGGCGTTATAGAATGCCGCGCGAGGGGACGTTTCAGAAAAGACAACATAAAGCCTGCCGCCGGAGATCGTGTGCTGATAGATGTGCAAAGCGACGGCACGGGATACCTTTTGGAAATATTTGAACGCAAAAACCACATGATACGTCCGCCGCTTGCAAATGTTGACCGCATGTTCATAGTTGCGGCAGCGGCAAAGCCCGAACCAAACCTCCTTTTTGTTGATAAAATAGCCGCGATATGCGAGCTTAAGGGCATCGAGCCCGTTATAGTCATAAACAAGCTCGATCTGTACCCCGACTCGCCTATCCCCGCGATATACAGACACGCGGGATTTAAGACAGTTGCGCTCTCAGCCGAGCGCGACGACGTAAAGTCGATTTTCGAGCCATATATAAAAAGTGGCGTTTCCGCGTTCACGGGCGCATCGGGAGTGGGAAAGTCGAGCATAATAAACAGGCTGGGACTGGGAGCTTCATTTGATGTGGGCGGCGTTTCAAGCCGAATAGAGCGCGGCAGGCACACAACGCGCCATGTTGAGCTTGTAGAGGCTTACGGAGGGTACGTTGCCGATACTCCGGGCTTTTCATCTTACGATATAGAGCGCCTTTCGCTTGTTGACAAGGAAGAGCTGTGCCGCGGTTTTCGCGACTTTCTTCCGTATATAGACGACTGCCGCTTTACGGGCTGTTCGCATACTAAGGAGAAGGGATGCGCCGTTATCGCGGCAGCAGAGGCGGGCAGGATAGAAAAAACGCGTCATGCGTCGTACTGTACGCTTTATGAACAGATAAAGGATATAAAGCCTTGGGATTAA
- a CDS encoding CvpA family protein — protein MKKRMIILKALIATVIFGALYFYAVFPPINLQDEGFYFFLVVLVVVFFIAYVIFSFGRRRAADVIFDRSTYRTMSVVKPLGIIIGVIVAVFIVGTIVSVPIFRASSYRELIQVEDGSFTDDVAEITYNQIPLLDKASAQKLGDRKLGELADMVSQFEVSGEYAQINFRNMPYRVTSLYYGDVWKWINNTKKGLPAYMRLNMITQEVEVVRLEDEFGACMKVSPYEHFNELLERFLRFRYPTYIFAETTFEIDDEGRPYWIAPHIKKTIGLFGGRDVVGIVLVDAITAECTYYDIEDIPQWIDGVFPAELIVEQYNYHGLYIKGFINSIFGQKDVTQTTAGYNYLALNDDIYVYTGITSSGGDDSNIGFILCNQRTKDARYYSVPGAAEYSAMRSAEGVVQHLKYEATFPLLLNVAGQPTYFIALKDNAQLVKQYAMVNVERYQIVATGASVAECEKNYVQLLKRHGDDVDVSVGMINESLGRIAEIRSAVIEGNTYFYIRLEGESIFYRTSASADEFVVTLDPGDTVEITYVPSDTGIYDIQTITRADNIITDESELEGMLLDMDEEERAAANYELPDPDAPKPQTVTVVPQNGDLSGGSDDWYTFEDDQSGED, from the coding sequence ATGAAAAAACGTATGATAATTCTAAAAGCCCTTATTGCGACTGTCATCTTCGGCGCGCTTTATTTTTATGCGGTTTTCCCGCCGATAAACCTTCAGGACGAGGGCTTTTATTTTTTCCTTGTCGTACTTGTGGTTGTTTTCTTTATAGCATATGTAATATTCTCATTCGGCAGGCGGCGGGCGGCCGACGTTATATTTGACCGCAGCACGTACAGAACGATGTCTGTAGTAAAGCCGCTCGGCATTATAATAGGCGTTATAGTGGCCGTGTTCATCGTTGGCACGATAGTGAGCGTACCGATTTTTCGGGCGTCCTCATATCGTGAGCTGATACAGGTGGAGGACGGCAGCTTTACAGATGACGTGGCGGAAATAACGTATAATCAGATACCGCTCCTCGATAAGGCGTCGGCTCAGAAGCTGGGCGACAGAAAGTTAGGCGAGCTTGCCGACATGGTATCGCAGTTCGAGGTTTCGGGCGAGTACGCGCAGATAAACTTTCGGAATATGCCATACCGCGTGACGTCTCTTTATTACGGCGACGTATGGAAATGGATAAACAATACTAAAAAAGGACTTCCGGCGTATATGCGTCTCAATATGATAACGCAGGAGGTCGAGGTGGTGCGTCTTGAGGACGAGTTCGGCGCCTGCATGAAGGTGTCGCCTTACGAGCATTTCAACGAGCTTTTGGAGCGCTTTTTAAGATTCAGATATCCGACGTATATATTCGCGGAAACCACGTTCGAGATAGACGACGAAGGACGCCCCTATTGGATAGCGCCGCATATAAAGAAGACCATAGGTCTTTTCGGCGGGCGCGACGTCGTGGGCATAGTGCTCGTCGATGCGATAACTGCGGAGTGTACGTATTACGATATCGAGGACATACCCCAGTGGATAGACGGAGTATTCCCGGCAGAGCTTATAGTAGAGCAGTATAATTATCACGGTCTGTATATAAAGGGCTTTATAAACTCCATATTCGGCCAAAAGGACGTAACGCAGACTACGGCGGGATATAATTACCTGGCTTTGAACGACGATATTTACGTATATACGGGCATCACTTCGTCGGGAGGCGACGATTCGAATATAGGCTTTATCCTCTGTAACCAGCGCACGAAGGACGCGCGCTACTATTCGGTGCCCGGCGCGGCGGAGTATTCTGCGATGCGCTCAGCCGAGGGCGTAGTGCAGCACCTCAAATACGAGGCGACCTTCCCGCTGCTTTTGAACGTGGCGGGTCAGCCGACGTATTTTATAGCGCTTAAGGACAACGCCCAGCTTGTAAAGCAGTACGCGATGGTAAACGTCGAGCGTTATCAAATAGTTGCGACAGGCGCGTCAGTCGCGGAATGCGAGAAAAACTACGTTCAGCTTCTGAAGCGTCACGGCGACGATGTTGACGTAAGCGTTGGCATGATAAACGAAAGCCTGGGGCGCATAGCCGAGATAAGAAGCGCCGTGATCGAGGGCAACACGTATTTCTATATAAGGCTTGAGGGAGAGAGCATATTCTATCGCACATCGGCCTCCGCCGACGAATTTGTGGTGACCTTAGACCCGGGCGATACGGTAGAGATAACTTACGTGCCGTCTGACACGGGCATATACGATATACAGACGATAACGCGCGCCGACAATATTATCACCGATGAAAGCGAGCTTGAGGGAATGCTTTTGGATATGGACGAAGAGGAGCGCGCGGCGGCGAATTACGAGCTGCCGGATCCGGACGCACCAAAGCCGCAGACTGTGACAGTCGTGCCGCAGAACGGGGACCTGTCGGGCGGCAGCGATGATTGGTACACGTTCGAGGACGACCAGTCGGGTGAAGATTAA
- the rsmB gene encoding 16S rRNA (cytosine(967)-C(5))-methyltransferase RsmB, which produces MKGKKNAREIAAGALYGVFYEGAYSNLSLKSLLDRYDPTPPERALASELVYGVIQNYRLLDAYIASFSKTPPHKLQRRALIILRMAFYQLLYLERIPKSAAVSEAVKMARKSLNLGAAGYVNGVLRAFLRSDGFSLALSDDAAERLALKYSLPEWMAAHFIESYGSEAGERIICAANDRPAVYIRLNSYRASEKTLINAIEADGADIRRSEALDGAYVLSCRGDPSRLNAFRQGMFFFQDITSQFAVRAAGAREGDTVMDVCAAPGAKSFAAAQYMHGKGRIYAFDLYENRVGLIKTAAERLGISIIDTAVKDAEVSDDAFFESADAVIADVPCSGLGTMAKKPDIRLKSEKELFSLPETQNKILNAASKYVKPGGTLIYSTCTLNPSENEEIVSAFLKNNPDFTALEPDTRGAPKEVMIRRQKTVTFLPDKNFGDGFFIAKMIKERRI; this is translated from the coding sequence ATGAAGGGCAAAAAAAACGCAAGAGAGATAGCGGCAGGCGCGCTTTACGGCGTGTTTTATGAGGGCGCGTATTCAAACCTCAGCCTTAAATCACTTTTAGACAGATATGACCCGACTCCGCCCGAACGCGCACTCGCGTCGGAGCTTGTGTACGGAGTCATACAGAATTACCGCCTTTTGGACGCATATATCGCATCATTTTCAAAAACGCCGCCGCATAAGCTGCAAAGACGCGCGCTGATAATACTGCGCATGGCGTTTTACCAGCTTTTATACCTTGAAAGGATACCGAAAAGCGCGGCGGTGAGCGAGGCCGTGAAAATGGCGCGCAAGTCTTTAAACTTGGGCGCGGCCGGATATGTAAACGGTGTGCTCAGGGCATTTCTTCGAAGCGACGGTTTTTCTTTGGCGCTTTCGGATGACGCGGCAGAGAGACTTGCATTGAAATATTCGCTGCCCGAATGGATGGCCGCGCATTTTATAGAGAGCTACGGCAGCGAGGCGGGCGAGCGCATCATCTGCGCCGCAAACGACCGCCCCGCCGTATACATAAGGCTTAATTCATACCGCGCCTCTGAAAAGACGCTTATCAATGCTATAGAAGCGGACGGCGCCGACATAAGAAGATCGGAAGCCTTAGACGGAGCGTATGTGCTTTCATGCAGGGGCGATCCGTCGAGGCTTAATGCCTTCAGGCAGGGCATGTTCTTCTTTCAGGACATAACGTCTCAGTTTGCCGTGCGTGCGGCGGGCGCGCGCGAGGGCGATACTGTAATGGACGTGTGCGCCGCGCCCGGCGCAAAAAGCTTTGCCGCGGCGCAATATATGCACGGGAAGGGCAGGATATATGCCTTCGATCTTTATGAGAACCGTGTGGGGCTTATTAAAACGGCCGCCGAAAGGCTGGGTATAAGCATTATAGATACGGCGGTAAAAGACGCCGAAGTTTCGGACGACGCCTTTTTTGAAAGCGCCGACGCGGTAATAGCCGATGTGCCGTGCTCGGGGCTGGGCACGATGGCAAAAAAACCGGACATACGCTTAAAATCGGAAAAAGAACTTTTTTCTTTACCAGAAACGCAGAACAAAATTTTAAACGCTGCGTCAAAATACGTAAAGCCGGGCGGAACGCTTATTTACAGTACGTGTACCTTGAACCCTTCGGAGAACGAAGAGATCGTTTCGGCGTTTTTAAAAAACAATCCTGATTTTACAGCTTTGGAGCCGGATACACGGGGAGCGCCAAAGGAAGTAATGATCAGGCGCCAAAAGACCGTGACCTTTCTGCCCGACAAGAATTTCGGAGACGGATTTTTTATTGCAAAAATGATAAAGGAAAGGCGCATATGA
- a CDS encoding thiamine diphosphokinase: MKCYIICSAPDASIEPIKKIKKGEGDIIICADGGYEYARAAGIKPDIVVGDFDSAKDGAPKGDFELFTFDTHKDDTDTMIAVKEGMARGCTEFLFYAATGGRFDHMFANVLLLLWIEKQGFKAMMIDDEARYFFIGKKYVFPKEGRRTVSLFAIDKPVKGITLHGFEYPLNNYDMATDVSLGISNVITGDDASIETTDGRLFVVEFFKKQ, from the coding sequence ATGAAATGCTATATAATATGCTCCGCGCCTGATGCAAGTATAGAGCCGATAAAAAAGATAAAAAAGGGCGAGGGTGACATTATCATATGCGCCGACGGAGGATATGAATACGCGCGCGCGGCCGGCATAAAGCCGGATATAGTAGTGGGAGATTTTGATTCCGCGAAGGACGGCGCGCCGAAGGGCGATTTTGAGCTTTTTACCTTTGACACGCACAAGGATGACACCGACACGATGATCGCCGTAAAAGAGGGCATGGCGCGCGGATGCACAGAGTTTCTTTTTTACGCCGCGACGGGAGGCCGCTTCGACCATATGTTCGCAAACGTGCTTCTTCTTTTATGGATAGAGAAGCAGGGCTTTAAGGCGATGATGATCGACGATGAGGCAAGATATTTCTTTATCGGAAAGAAATACGTTTTCCCCAAGGAGGGCAGGCGCACGGTGTCGCTTTTTGCGATCGACAAGCCCGTAAAAGGCATAACGCTTCACGGATTTGAATATCCGCTGAATAATTACGATATGGCGACCGATGTTTCGCTCGGCATAAGCAACGTGATAACAGGCGACGATGCAAGCATAGAGACGACGGACGGACGCCTTTTCGTGGTGGAGTTTTTTAAGAAACAGTAA
- a CDS encoding zinc metallopeptidase codes for MYDVSGLYYYYDIGTYLIFVVPAIILSVIAQVMVSNAFNTYSGKLSRRAVTGREAAQIILSDAGIYDVDLRPITGDLTDHYDPRSRVIALSRNVYNSTSIAAIGVAAHEAGHAVQHHTGYAPLKLRNAVIPMTKWASTLALPLIIIGFLLAFSPLIWIGIIFFAGAVVFQIITLPVEFNASRRAIKCLKSEGILSADELEGAKKVLRAAALTYVAAMLVSLMQMLRFIVLANGRRRN; via the coding sequence ATGTACGATGTGAGCGGACTTTATTATTATTACGATATCGGAACATATCTTATTTTCGTAGTGCCTGCGATAATTCTTTCCGTGATTGCGCAGGTAATGGTATCGAATGCGTTCAATACGTATTCAGGAAAGCTTTCCCGGCGCGCCGTAACGGGGCGGGAGGCCGCGCAGATCATCTTGTCCGACGCAGGCATATATGATGTGGACCTAAGACCGATAACGGGCGACCTTACAGACCATTACGACCCGAGAAGCCGTGTTATCGCGCTGTCGCGCAATGTATATAATTCAACGTCTATTGCGGCGATAGGAGTTGCCGCGCATGAGGCGGGACACGCTGTTCAGCATCATACGGGATATGCTCCTTTAAAGCTTCGCAACGCCGTTATCCCCATGACAAAATGGGCGTCAACGCTTGCGCTGCCGCTTATAATAATCGGATTTTTATTGGCGTTTTCTCCCTTGATATGGATTGGGATAATCTTTTTTGCGGGAGCGGTGGTCTTTCAGATAATAACGCTGCCCGTGGAGTTCAACGCGTCAAGGCGCGCGATAAAGTGTCTAAAAAGCGAGGGCATACTTTCGGCTGATGAGCTTGAGGGCGCAAAGAAGGTCCTGCGCGCCGCAGCGCTCACATACGTTGCCGCAATGCTTGTTTCGCTTATGCAGATGCTCAGATTCATAGTGCTTGCAAACGGAAGAAGAAGGAATTAA
- a CDS encoding Stp1/IreP family PP2C-type Ser/Thr phosphatase encodes MKISGLSDRGMVRKNNQDSYAFRETDMFVMGVVCDGMGGAAAGNKASALAIKKITEKTMSDMTGDLSANDVKSILRGVVRAANKNIYDTAANNSAYLGMGTTAVAFIYMKKTKKAFFVNVGDSRAYLQRDNSLLQITQDHSLVFEMLQKGQITKDEARNHPNRNIITRAIGTDEHLHPDTFEADIKKNDKILLCSDGLTNMLTDEEILNVLSSGDDMEKTAAELINKANIAGGADNVTVLLAFFDEEGSDSL; translated from the coding sequence TTGAAAATATCAGGTCTTTCCGACCGCGGCATGGTACGAAAGAACAATCAGGATTCCTATGCCTTCCGTGAGACGGACATGTTCGTCATGGGAGTAGTATGCGACGGTATGGGCGGCGCCGCCGCCGGCAATAAGGCAAGCGCTCTTGCCATAAAGAAGATAACGGAAAAAACGATGTCCGATATGACGGGCGACCTTTCCGCAAACGATGTAAAAAGTATTTTAAGGGGCGTTGTAAGGGCGGCCAACAAGAACATATATGATACCGCCGCAAACAACAGCGCTTATCTGGGGATGGGCACTACGGCCGTGGCCTTTATTTACATGAAGAAGACTAAAAAGGCCTTTTTTGTGAACGTGGGAGACTCGCGCGCATATTTACAAAGAGACAACTCTCTTTTACAGATAACACAAGATCACTCGCTTGTTTTTGAGATGCTCCAAAAGGGTCAGATAACTAAAGATGAGGCGCGCAATCATCCGAACAGGAATATTATCACACGCGCAATAGGCACTGATGAACATCTTCACCCCGATACATTCGAGGCGGACATTAAGAAAAACGATAAAATACTGCTTTGCAGCGACGGACTTACGAACATGCTGACTGACGAGGAGATACTTAATGTATTATCATCGGGCGACGACATGGAAAAAACGGCGGCTGAGCTTATAAATAAGGCCAATATTGCAGGAGGAGCCGACAACGTGACGGTGCTGCTTGCTTTTTTTGACGAAGAAGGGAGTGACTCCCTGTGA
- the pknB gene encoding Stk1 family PASTA domain-containing Ser/Thr kinase: MKDLTGQLLSQRYSIIEKIGVGGMAEVYKAYCNTLNRFVAVKIIKDELKNEEESVKRFKTESRAVAILNHPNIVSVHDVGVFDGRPFIVMELIEGITLKEYMSQKGVIDYKEAIFLIVQVLRALEHAHNRKIIHRDIKPQNIMLLQDGVIKVADFGIARFTASNTLTMTDSAIGTAHYLSPEQARGTITDEKSDIYSVGVMLYEMTTGQVPFDSDNPVSVALMHLSATPKRPREINPEIPEGFEDIILKAMSRDPKNRYANVEEMMADLELIREEPSVTFDYVYNAEDEIEETPRPTQKIEIGEIKEIQKKEKKPADEDEDDEQDAEAALPEKNRQNKMRTGKTGKPGKTGKNGAKRPSYLKNVAIAAVGVIVLVAILMNVIFPAIFNEDRENSVEVPLLEGKTVEEVENDFYGEYKDFEIVVIQRVNDQAIPEGVIISQSPKPDSVRKKGSRIELIVSAGERTEIVPEVVGMEYRYAKVELENRGFKVARVDAYSDSVASDSVISSSPEAETVAPYGSEVILNVSIGKESVQVQVPLIVGMSQDSAKSAILASGLSIGEIKQEIAPEPRGEVISQTLTYGSTVDEMTPMGFTVSLGEEFTQELEIVLPDEPEVQLIRVTQNGMTIYEESHWADEGRITVQLTGTGTAMISIYINDALYYEKVVRFEQE; the protein is encoded by the coding sequence GTGAAGGACCTGACCGGCCAGCTGCTATCGCAAAGATACAGCATTATAGAAAAGATCGGTGTAGGCGGTATGGCTGAGGTATATAAGGCATACTGCAACACCTTAAACCGTTTTGTGGCGGTAAAAATAATAAAGGATGAATTAAAAAACGAGGAAGAATCGGTAAAACGCTTCAAAACCGAATCACGCGCGGTCGCTATACTCAATCACCCAAATATAGTCAGCGTACACGACGTGGGCGTTTTTGACGGCCGCCCGTTCATTGTTATGGAGCTTATCGAGGGCATAACCTTAAAGGAGTATATGTCCCAAAAGGGCGTCATTGATTATAAAGAGGCCATTTTCCTCATCGTTCAAGTGCTCAGAGCCCTTGAGCATGCCCACAACAGAAAAATAATACACCGCGACATAAAGCCGCAGAACATTATGCTGCTTCAGGACGGAGTTATCAAAGTAGCCGATTTCGGTATCGCGCGTTTCACAGCGTCGAATACGCTTACGATGACCGATTCCGCCATAGGCACGGCTCATTATCTTTCCCCCGAACAGGCGAGAGGCACGATAACAGATGAGAAGAGCGATATATATTCGGTAGGCGTAATGCTCTATGAGATGACGACAGGGCAGGTGCCCTTTGATTCGGACAACCCCGTGTCTGTTGCGCTCATGCACCTTTCCGCAACGCCGAAGCGCCCGCGCGAGATAAATCCCGAGATCCCCGAGGGCTTTGAAGATATAATCTTGAAGGCCATGTCGCGCGATCCAAAGAACCGATACGCGAACGTAGAGGAGATGATGGCCGATCTCGAGCTGATACGAGAGGAACCGTCGGTGACGTTCGATTACGTATATAACGCAGAGGACGAGATCGAAGAAACGCCGCGTCCCACTCAGAAGATAGAGATAGGAGAAATAAAAGAAATACAGAAAAAGGAAAAGAAGCCCGCAGACGAGGACGAGGATGACGAGCAAGACGCCGAGGCCGCTTTGCCCGAAAAGAACAGGCAGAACAAAATGAGAACGGGTAAAACGGGCAAGCCTGGCAAGACGGGCAAAAACGGCGCGAAGCGGCCGTCATACTTAAAAAACGTGGCAATAGCCGCAGTAGGCGTTATAGTGCTTGTTGCGATACTTATGAATGTGATATTCCCCGCGATATTCAACGAGGACCGCGAAAACAGCGTAGAAGTTCCGCTGCTTGAAGGAAAGACGGTAGAAGAAGTGGAAAATGACTTTTACGGCGAATATAAGGACTTCGAGATAGTAGTTATACAGAGGGTGAACGATCAGGCGATCCCCGAGGGAGTTATCATTTCGCAGTCTCCTAAACCTGACAGCGTAAGAAAGAAAGGTTCGCGCATCGAGCTTATCGTAAGCGCCGGAGAGCGCACCGAGATCGTTCCCGAGGTTGTGGGCATGGAATACCGTTACGCTAAGGTGGAGCTTGAAAACAGAGGCTTTAAGGTCGCGCGTGTGGACGCTTACAGCGACAGCGTCGCATCCGACAGCGTTATCTCGTCTTCGCCGGAAGCTGAAACTGTAGCGCCTTACGGAAGCGAGGTAATACTTAACGTAAGCATTGGTAAGGAGAGCGTTCAGGTCCAGGTGCCGCTTATCGTGGGCATGAGCCAGGATTCCGCAAAGAGCGCGATACTTGCATCGGGACTGAGCATTGGCGAGATAAAGCAGGAGATAGCGCCTGAGCCGCGCGGCGAGGTCATAAGTCAGACGCTGACATACGGCAGTACGGTGGACGAAATGACGCCCATGGGATTTACGGTGAGTCTGGGAGAAGAGTTTACACAGGAGCTTGAGATAGTTCTCCCCGATGAGCCGGAGGTGCAGCTTATCCGTGTGACCCAGAACGGTATGACCATATATGAGGAAAGCCACTGGGCCGACGAGGGCCGCATAACCGTACAGCTTACCGGAACGGGCACGGCGATGATAAGCATATATATAAACGACGCGCTTTACTATGAAAAGGTAGTGCGCTTTGAGCAGGAATAG